DNA from Nitrospira sp.:
CGTCCAACGTGGGCCTTCTGCAAAGTTGCAATGCCGGTATGGACCCTATAGACTTGTGATCGCCTTGGAATGATCGCCGCTTCTGTTTCCGCTGCGATGCATGAGCATGAGATTGACAGGTTTTTTCGCCCTTTGTTACACTCTGCGGCGGAACATAAAGAAGAGCGCCGACATTCCTTTCCGTATCAGGAACACAACTCAGCACTCAGTCCGGTTAACGTCGATATAATCTGCACGTGGCTTTCCTCCGGCTGTGTCGGAACAGAGGAAAGTCAACAGCGAATAAAAGGGAGGGAATCCGTATGAGCCTTGATTACGTCAAGTTTTCAAATGGCTTTGAAAAGTTCATGCCGAAAGAATATCGGGATATGGTGGAGCATGGCCCCTTCGGTAAGAAGGTATCCGTTTCGCAGATGGGGTCCTTCAAGGAAGTGTTGGAAGAGCATCCGATGTGCGCCGGTTGTGCCATGACCCTCTTCATCCGGCTCGCCATGATCGCATTCCCCAATCCCGAAGATACCATCACCGTTGGAACTGCCGGTTGCGGGCGGTTGGCGATTTCGCAAGCGGCCATTCCTTTCGTCTACGGCAATTATGGCGACCAGAATGGCGTGGCGAGCGGGTTGTCCCGTGGCTTGCGCCTCCGTTTCGGCGATAAGCCGAAAGACGTGGTCGTGATGGCGGGCGACGGTGGGACGGCTGATATCGGATTCCAGCAAGTGCTCCATTCCTGGTTCCGTAAAGAGCGGTTTACAACGATCATGCTGGACAATGAGGTGTACGGAAACACCGGCGGACAGGAGAGCGGAATGACGAATCGCGGTGCCGTACTCAAGATGGCTCCGTTGGGGAAGAAGTTCGAGAAGATGGACATGCTGCAGATGGCAAAGGTCGCCGGTTGTGCGTATGTGGCGACGGTGGTGCCGAACAATCCCCGCCGTGTCGAGAGCGTCATCAAGAAGGCCGTGCTGATCGCCAGAGAAGTGGGATCGACTTACATTCAGGCCTACACGTCCTGTAACATCGAGTATGCCATCCCGACCGACAAGGTCATGGAAGACGCCAAAAACGTTGAAAACGATCGCTATCAGTTCTCCGAGTACATTACCGACGAAGCGAAGCAATTTCTCACTGAGCGGTATGGCTACAAGGAGTTTCTCCCGAAGCCGGCTGCTCCCGCTCCTGGTCTCCCCAAGGCCTGAGCCACGTTCAAGGAGGATCGAGTATGGCGAAACGGTTCAATATTCGTATGGCGGGTGTGGGCGGCCAAGGCGTTGTGACCGGCTCGCACATTCTCAGTACGGCGGTCATCAATGCCGGGGGGGAAAGTACGATCGTCCCGTTCTATGGGTCGGAAAAGCGCATGGCGCCCGTGGAAAGCTATGTGCGGGTGTCGGATGAGCCCATCTACGAAATCGGAGAGATCACCTTCCCGCACATCATTATCATTTTCCACCCACAGGTCATTACCCACGGCAAGTCCTACACGATGCCGTTCTATTTCGGGTTGAAGGAAGACGGGATTGCATTGATCAACAACGATGGTCCGATGAAGCTTCACCGGGACCAGGCCCGCGAGCTCGAAGAGCGCCGTGCGAAACTGTATTATTTCCCGGCTACGAAGATCTCCCTGGAAGTGGCAGGTATGGACCTCGCCACGAATATGGCTTTGATGGGAGCCATCGGCGCCATTACGGGATTGACGACGATCGATGCGCTGTCTCAAGCGGTGAAGGATCGATTCCTGGGCAAGGGGTTTGTCGTTTCCGGCGGGACGGCCGCGCTCGATAGCGTCGTTGAGCGGAAGTTTAAGAAGAAACAAGAATTGATTGAAAAAAATGTGGCGGTTATTCGCGCCGGCTGGAATTATGCGGTGGACCACGGGTGGGCGGCTCCATCCGTGAAGCGTTCGGAAGCGGCGGAGGCCGTCACCGCCTAATCGAGTCAAGAACAAGGAGTTCTCATGTATCTCGTAGCCGATATCAGCGTTGAGATCTGTGCCGCAAAGAGCTGCAAGCTCTGCACCCAATATTGCCCCGAAGCCAACACCATTCTGTACAGCGATGAGCTGGGCAAGGACAAAGGGTTCAAATACGGCTCGGCCTATGTGGCGGTGGATCGGTGCAAAGGCTGCGCACAATGCGTGTGGGTCTGTGACAACATGGCGAAGAACAACGCCATTAAGATGATCATGATCGATCAGTTGCCGGTCGCGGCACTGACGGACAATGTTACCTATGGGGAAAAGAGCACGACGGCGACCTTGGTCAGCCCCGTAGTTGGGTAATTGCACGAAAGGGGAACGGGCGTGGGAACGACGCAAGATACGAGAGAGCGAATTATCGTGCCGGGGCCGGCTGGGTTCCATCCACCTTCAGCGGCTCAGTTGGGAGTGTCGTTGCCTGATCCTGGGCAGGGGCTCTATTATGGATTGCTGGAGCCCGATGAAGACAAAGTGATTGAAGAGATGGCTCGGAAGATGCTGACGAGCCCGAATGCGACGATTTTCCCCGGACCTCTCGTCTTGTGGGCCTGGAACGACCATGCCGTCGAGAAAGCGAAGGCGGTGCTTGAAATCGCCGCGCAGATCCCTGAGGTGATGATTATTCCCATGCCGGATTATCGTCCCAAGTACCCGAAAATCGACCCCGAAGAGGTCATCAATCCGAACCATCCCAACCTGACGATTTGGGGCAATAAGATTGAAGCCTGCATTTTCATCGGTGTTCACTGTCACTATGCCAATCTCACGCTGAAGATGATTCGCGCAGGGACGAACTGCTGCACCATGGCGATTTGCGCCGAGCAAGGGCATGAAGATGCCATGTTGACCATTCGCGATTCGGACACGCTGAAGTTGAGAAAAACCGCCCAAATCTTCAAGAAAGTTCGTGAAGAGATGGGCATTAAGTTGCCGGATAACGGTGAAAATGTCCGATTCACCGGAACTCAGTCTAAAGTTCATAACGGCAAGACTCATACTAATCCGATGACCTTCATGCCTTCTGCGGCAGGCCCGGGCAGCGCGTCGGCATTCGGCCACTCGCCCGAGCAGATGAAGAGAGAAGGCTAGGGGGCTAGGCAAGGCGATACAGTCAAGAGGTGCAACGATGAGCGAAGCATTGGAACCCCAGCAAAAAACGAATCCACAAGGTGATCCTATTACGAGTGTGGCGGCGCCCAAGTCCGACGGCAAGAAGGATCCGCATGCGGAGGCGAAGCGGCAGAAGGTTGTGACGCCGGAGTATATGTTTTTGGAAGCTCCACGGACCAAGGAGTTTATTACTGGTAGCGAAGCGGCGAAAGAGGCTATCCGTCGCTCCAACGTCGATCTCGCCATTGCCTACCCCATTACGCCGCAAAGTGAAACCATGCAGTTGGTCGGGGTCTTGTATGGTGAAGGATACGTCAAAGAATATTACCGAGGCGAGGAAGAAGTCGGCGTCATGGCGGCTATCGCGGGCGGTTCGCGAGCTGGCGTCCGTTGTTATACCGCGACGGCAGGTCCTGGAACATTGAGAGGACTGGAAGGGATTGCTTCATGGCCCGGACATCGGTTACCCGTGGTGGCCATGTTTACCTGTCGGGTGGTGAATGCGCCGTTGGCGATCCAACCTGACAACATCGAAGTATCATACTTGATCAATTCCGGCATGATCGTGTTCCATGCGGAAAATCAGCAGGACATGTTTGACTTTACGATGGCGGGGTTTGTCATCAGCGAGAAAAACGATGTCACACTGCCGGTCGGTGTCTGCTGCGACGGGTTTTTTGTGACGCACGCGAGGGGTTATGTGCGTATGCAAGATCGTGGAATCAAACTGCCGCCGCGAGAACCATGGCGAGGGGCTGTACCGGTTCTTGATGCCGAGAATCCGCCGGCCCGTCTGTCCCGTGACGCCCCGGTCCAGAAGTCGAATTTTATGGCCTACAACATTCACGCGGTTTGGCAGCAGGAAGTATGGGCGGCCGTTGAACGGTCCCGCAAATACATCAATAAGTACATGGGTGGATTGCTCACCGCCGAGAATATGGAAAATGCGGAAGCGGTCATCATCGCATCGGGCAGCGCAGCGGCTCAGTCTCGGGAAGCGGCGCGTATTTGTGCGGAAAAGGGCATCAAGGTTGGGCTGATCAAGGTTCGGTCGCTCCGACCGTTCCCGACACAAGAACTGCGTCAGCTTTGTGCCAAGACCAAGCTTATTGTGGTGCCTGAGTTTAACTACGTTGGTTGGTTGGCTAAGGAAGTGGCGACGGCTATCTACGGATATTCGAATGCAAAGATCATCGGCGGTCCACGGGTCTACGGCGGCCAGTCGATGCCGGTCGAATTGATTGTCGATGAGGTTGAATCCGGCTTGACCGGAAAGAAATCGACCAACGTGGCGATGTCCCAAATCATGGGTTCGTCGTCGACCGACCATGAAGCCATGGGGCACTTCATGCGCAGCATCTAACCGGGTGCGGGTTATTGAAACAGAAAGAGCCTGCCCGGCATGCCGGGCAGGCTCTTTCTGTTTCTTGCGGCGCCCGGGGCACCTCGTCGTACGTGAATCGTACCTCGTTACGTAATGACGAACAACGTTTCACGAGGTGCGAACGACGAGTTAACCCTGCAGGTCCTCATCGATGAGGTCGGGACTCTCCGGCATCCCGTAGGCGACGAATTTGGCATAGGAAAGGTAAATCATCGCGCTGTCCCGCATCGCCTTGGCCCCGTGGGACATGCGTTCCAACTTGCTCGCGTCCTTCGGCTGGGCGGTTTCAAGTGCCTTCACTTGTTCGTCCAGGAGCAGCGTATATCGTTCCATTGCCATTTCGACTTCCCGATAGGCTTGTAGGATTGTGTCGGTCATAGTAGGGTCTCCTCTTGCGGGGTAACATACCCCACGCTCTTTTTCGGGGTCAACAGAGCCGCATGCCGTCATCCCGCGAACTCTCGCCTGCTGTGCTTGGAGCCCTGTCCGCCGTAAGCGGACTACGGCTCGGGACACCCTGCGAGGCGGTCCCTCAGCCGATTGCCGAAGCTGTAACCAGACTCTCATCCATGTTCAACCGGGGCCGGGTGGCGGAGGGATTGCCGTACTTAGAAGAGCCATCACTGCGGGCGGCTTATCTCACCTATTTTTTTCCTGTGAATTTGGTCAAGGGGCAGGTCCTCCTGGATGAAGCGGAGCCTGTGCTGGCCCTTCGAGCGGGAGAGCCCTTTCGCGTCCTGGATGTCGGTGGAGGCCCTGGCACTGGGGCACTGGCTCTGTTGGACTGGCTGTCCTCACGATCGAACGAGGATCGGCAGGCTGTGGAATGTACCGTGATCGACCATTCACCGAAGGCGCTACGATTGTGCGAAGGACTGTGGCGGGAGTATCGATCCGAACGATCGGCAGCCGGGCCACGAAACCTGCATACCATCGTATGCGATCTGGAGAAGCGATTACCCCGCGGACTGTTTGACGACCCCACACATCCGGCCTACGATCTGATCCTTGTTCAGAACGTTCTCTCAGAGTTGTACCTCAGGCAAGCGGAGACCATAGAGAAGAGGACGGCCCTGGTGGAGGCGTTGCTGCACCGTCTCTCGCCCCAAGGGACGCTCATCCTCATCGAGCCGGCGCTCCGTTCAGTCTCACGGGAGCTGCATCTAGTCCGGGATCGGTTGCTGCAACAGAGTAGTTGCACGGTCTATAGCCCCTGTTTGCATGAGCACCAGTGCCCGGCCCTGGTTAAACCGGACGATTGGTGCCATGAGGAGCGAGGCTGGATCAGGCCTGAATGGATCGAACAGGTTGATCGAACGGTGGGATTCATCAAAGATGCCCTGAAGTTCTCCTATCTGATTCTTCGCAAAGACGGGAAGACGCTTGTGCCCCGCAGCTCGGATCTCCACCGTGTCGTGAGCGAACTACGTGTGATGAAGGGGGAGAAACGAGTCTGGTGGTGCGATGAGACAGGCAGACCGGAAGTCGGCCGGCTCGATCGGGAACGCTCACCGTCCAATGCAGTATTCGATGATTGGCACCGCGGCGCCATCGTGCGGGTCAGCGAGATCGTCCGCAAGGAACGGAAGGGCAGGCCGGGCACGGTCGGACGGATTCCCGCATCGGCGACAGCCGAAATAGTTCGACCTATCTAGATTATGTCAAGATGGGGGCAGCAACCGAACCGCCCTTCTTGCTCGCTGCCCGCGCACCAAGAAACAGTCGGATTCCCAAATTACGGGCGGTGCTCGGTCAATGCGCGCAGTGACCGGCAGTTCGGTCGCTGCCCCAGAGGAGACCGAACGTATCGAATCGGCCCAGCCTAGCGCTAAACAACAAGTGTGTCGAAGACAAGACGCCAATAGGCCTGTCCTCGCCTCTGGCCTCGCCCCTTCTCGGATTAGCAGAACGGGGTTTCGGCACCGTAGGCTGCTGTCGATCGGCGGTGTCCGCGATACCGCGAGCCTCAGCGCGCATCTGTTTCACCTGGCATAAAGAGGAGGTGGTTAAACCGTGATTTGCCGCCTGGGCCAAAGTCGCTCGCCGCTGCGTCTTTCCTTGAGAGACAGTGGATCTAGGACCGGTCGATCACGGATCGGTCCTGCTGCTCGGACTAGAACACAGAACAGGCTATGCCGTGCTGTTGCTGCGGAAAGCGTTGACAAGTGATTGACCACGCGCAAGAATCGCCCCGAGTTTATAGTCTATGTTGGCGCACCATTCTGGTCGGGAAACTCACTTGTTGGGCTCCTATGGGATAGGGACATGAGCCACGATTCCCGAGAGAACCTGCTCAAGATGATCCGCGAGGCCTTCGCGGGTTCGAACAGTGAGTGGATGAGCCGCAAGCGGTTTCTTCAGGAGGCTGAGCTCAAGGACTCCGATCTCTTCCGCCACTTTGCCTCTTGGTCCGAGGCCGTGGCTGCAGCTGGCATCGACCAGCGTCCCTACAACCAGAAGATTTCTATCGATGAGTTGTTTGAGGACTGGGGAAACCTTGTTCGGCGTGAGAGAGCCATCCCCACGAGAAATCGCTACAAGATCGATGGCGGCTTTTCACCCGGCGTCTTTGAGTCGAACTTCGGTCCATGGTCCGAGATTCCCAGGCGATTTCGGGAATGGGCGCTAGAGAAGCGGGAATGGGCAGATGTCCTTGCCATTCTTCCACCGGAAGCTCCGCACGAAGAGGCTGCCCCAACATCTGGCCGCCCAGCAGCGGCTAGCTTGCGGATGCGAGACCCTTTCAGCCGACATCGCAGGCTGAATGACCGACCCACTTACGGCGATCCGGTTGACTTCCGCGGCCTCCGGCATGCGCCGGTGAATGAGAATGGTGTCGTCTTTCTCTTCGGCATGGTTGCGAGAGAGCTTGGGTATTCAGTGGAGGCAATCCAGATAGGCTTTCCCGACTGTGAAGCCAAACGACAGCTTGCTCCCGGCAAGTGGCAGCGAGTTCGCATTGAATTCGAGTTCGAGAGCCGCAACTTTGTTGAGCACGGCCACGACCCAAGTGGATGCGACGTCCTGGTGTGCTGGAATCACAACTGGGCCGACGCGCCGGACAGCCTTGAGATCGTTGAGCTTCGGAAGGTCATCAGCTCACTATCAAAGTCCGACGAATAGGTCATGACTCAGAAACCTAACGATGACTAGCAGTGAACGGTGCT
Protein-coding regions in this window:
- a CDS encoding Thiamine pyrophosphate (TPP) domain protein, encoding MGTTQDTRERIIVPGPAGFHPPSAAQLGVSLPDPGQGLYYGLLEPDEDKVIEEMARKMLTSPNATIFPGPLVLWAWNDHAVEKAKAVLEIAAQIPEVMIIPMPDYRPKYPKIDPEEVINPNHPNLTIWGNKIEACIFIGVHCHYANLTLKMIRAGTNCCTMAICAEQGHEDAMLTIRDSDTLKLRKTAQIFKKVREEMGIKLPDNGENVRFTGTQSKVHNGKTHTNPMTFMPSAAGPGSASAFGHSPEQMKREG
- a CDS encoding Pyruvate:ferredoxin oxidoreductase, beta subunit, which translates into the protein MSLDYVKFSNGFEKFMPKEYRDMVEHGPFGKKVSVSQMGSFKEVLEEHPMCAGCAMTLFIRLAMIAFPNPEDTITVGTAGCGRLAISQAAIPFVYGNYGDQNGVASGLSRGLRLRFGDKPKDVVVMAGDGGTADIGFQQVLHSWFRKERFTTIMLDNEVYGNTGGQESGMTNRGAVLKMAPLGKKFEKMDMLQMAKVAGCAYVATVVPNNPRRVESVIKKAVLIAREVGSTYIQAYTSCNIEYAIPTDKVMEDAKNVENDRYQFSEYITDEAKQFLTERYGYKEFLPKPAAPAPGLPKA
- a CDS encoding Pyruvate:ferredoxin oxidoreductase, delta subunit, giving the protein MYLVADISVEICAAKSCKLCTQYCPEANTILYSDELGKDKGFKYGSAYVAVDRCKGCAQCVWVCDNMAKNNAIKMIMIDQLPVAALTDNVTYGEKSTTATLVSPVVG
- a CDS encoding Pyruvate:ferredoxin oxidoreductase, gamma subunit; translated protein: MAKRFNIRMAGVGGQGVVTGSHILSTAVINAGGESTIVPFYGSEKRMAPVESYVRVSDEPIYEIGEITFPHIIIIFHPQVITHGKSYTMPFYFGLKEDGIALINNDGPMKLHRDQARELEERRAKLYYFPATKISLEVAGMDLATNMALMGAIGAITGLTTIDALSQAVKDRFLGKGFVVSGGTAALDSVVERKFKKKQELIEKNVAVIRAGWNYAVDHGWAAPSVKRSEAAEAVTA
- a CDS encoding Pyruvate:ferredoxin oxidoreductase, alpha subunit; protein product: MSEALEPQQKTNPQGDPITSVAAPKSDGKKDPHAEAKRQKVVTPEYMFLEAPRTKEFITGSEAAKEAIRRSNVDLAIAYPITPQSETMQLVGVLYGEGYVKEYYRGEEEVGVMAAIAGGSRAGVRCYTATAGPGTLRGLEGIASWPGHRLPVVAMFTCRVVNAPLAIQPDNIEVSYLINSGMIVFHAENQQDMFDFTMAGFVISEKNDVTLPVGVCCDGFFVTHARGYVRMQDRGIKLPPREPWRGAVPVLDAENPPARLSRDAPVQKSNFMAYNIHAVWQQEVWAAVERSRKYINKYMGGLLTAENMENAEAVIIASGSAAAQSREAARICAEKGIKVGLIKVRSLRPFPTQELRQLCAKTKLIVVPEFNYVGWLAKEVATAIYGYSNAKIIGGPRVYGGQSMPVELIVDEVESGLTGKKSTNVAMSQIMGSSSTDHEAMGHFMRSI